The DNA window GAGCCAGGAGTCTTCGGTCTCGCCGGATCGCGCTGAGAGCACGGTCGCATAGCCGGCTTTGTGTGCTTGCCGTACGACCTGGCGCGCTCCGGTCAGGGTTCCGTTCTGGTTGGGTTTGACCAGGATCGCGTTGGCAATGTCTTCGTCAACTCCGCGCCGCAGGCGTTCGGCGGAGGTCACGAAGAGGTCGTCGCCGAGCAGCTGGATCCCGCCGAGCTCCTTGGTCGCGAGCGCCCAGGCGTCCCAGTCGTCGTCGGCGCACGGGTCCTCGATCGAGACGATAGGAAGATCCCTTGCCCATTGAGCCAGCTCGGCGACCCAGTCGGCGGCTTCGAGCTCCCTGTTCTCGGCGGCGAGGACGTACCTGCCGTCGCGGTAGAACTGGGTCGCGGCGACGTCGATCGCGAGCGCGACCTCGTCCCCAGGTCGCAAGCCGGCGTGCTCGATGCCCCGCACGACGAGCTCGAGCGCGGAGCGGTTGTTCGGCAGCGTGACGCCGAGCCCGCCCTCGTCCGCCACCAGGTTCGCGCGGTGGCCGTCGGTCTCGGCGACCTCGACGGTCGCGGCACGGACCCGTACGACGGTCTCGAGCGCGTCGGCGATCGACTCGGCCGCGACCGGGACGACGAGCACGTCCTGGATGTCGACGGCGCCGCCGGCGTGCGCGCCGCCGGACACGATGTTGATCATGGGAAGCGGGATCGTGAGCTGGTCGCCGGCCAGGTAGCGGTAGAGCGGGACGCGGTGCTGGTCGGCCGCGGCCTTGGCGGTCGCGAGCGAGACCGCGAGGACGGCGTTGGCGCCGAGGCGTTCGAGGTTCTTCGTTCCGTCGGCTGCCAGGAGCGCCTCGTCGACGGCTTGCTGGTCGCTGGCGTCGCGGCCCTTGACGGTGTCGGCGAGCGTGGTGCGGACGTTCTCGACGGCAGTGCGGACGCCTCTCCCGGCGTACCGTTCGCCGCCGTCGCGGAGCTCGTGCGCCTCGTGGCTCCCGACGGATGCGCCAGAGGGAACGGCGGCCTCCCCGTACCCGCCGCCGGCGACCCGAACGGCCGCGGCAACGGTCGGACGACCGCGCGAGTCGAGCACCTCCCAGGCGTCGACGTCGACGATCTCCATCGGCTCTGCCATGCGTCCTCCGAGGTTGGTAAATAGAGCTTACTGACCAGAGCGTGCGATACCTTCGGCGCCGGGGATCAGCTGCTTGCCGAGAACGGAACCTTCTGTGTCCGAGCAACAAACGACGGAAGTCGCCAAGCCGAAGTCGCTGTGGCGCAACCGGCCGTTCGTCATGTTCTGGGTCGCCCAGGCCATGTCGAACATGGGCACCCAGGTCAGCGAGCTTGCGATCCCGCTCACCGCGGTGATCGTGCTGTCCGCGACCCCCGCCGAGATGGGCATCCTCACCGCGATGGAGCCGCTGCCGAGCCTGGTGCTGGGCTTGTTCCTCGGCGTCCTGGTCGACCGAGTGCGGCGCGCACGGCTGATGTTCTGGTGCAACATCGGACAGGCCGTACTGATCGGGACGATTCCCCTCGCCGCGATGTTCGGCGTGCTCACGTTGGCGCAGATGTGCATCGTGA is part of the Tenggerimyces flavus genome and encodes:
- the eno gene encoding phosphopyruvate hydratase, with translation MAEPMEIVDVDAWEVLDSRGRPTVAAAVRVAGGGYGEAAVPSGASVGSHEAHELRDGGERYAGRGVRTAVENVRTTLADTVKGRDASDQQAVDEALLAADGTKNLERLGANAVLAVSLATAKAAADQHRVPLYRYLAGDQLTIPLPMINIVSGGAHAGGAVDIQDVLVVPVAAESIADALETVVRVRAATVEVAETDGHRANLVADEGGLGVTLPNNRSALELVVRGIEHAGLRPGDEVALAIDVAATQFYRDGRYVLAAENRELEAADWVAELAQWARDLPIVSIEDPCADDDWDAWALATKELGGIQLLGDDLFVTSAERLRRGVDEDIANAILVKPNQNGTLTGARQVVRQAHKAGYATVLSARSGETEDSWLSDLAVGWATGQIKVGSTTRSERTAKWNRLLRIAREVGAEAAYAGGAVVRRG